From the Maioricimonas rarisocia genome, one window contains:
- a CDS encoding sulfatase, producing the protein MNNRYWCAFLTLILLCCGTARAAERQNVVVLLVDDLGWTDLGCFGSDLYETPNIDRLAASGMRFTNAYAACTVCSPTRAALLTGQSPARLHVTDFIPGHPITNTPVTIPDWTQKLEHRHVTIAEILKEHGYRTAHVGKWHLTPRIRPADINSDGNFPEYYPETQGFDVNIGGHEGGAPRSYFWPYGRGKGETRKENNLFRTLPPGGEEGEYLTDRLTDEAVKFIEGAAGENQPFFLYFAYYTVHTPLQAKPDDVEYFRKKIEASAKTLRHRDPVYAAMVRSLDESVGRLMETLEASGIDDETLVVFTSDNGGLTDLTGNNYGTSNLPLRQGKGSIYEGGVRVPAIVRWPDVTESGSVSDEPVISMDWLPTILEAVDVAVPEAVRPVLDGRSLVPVLSGEEEALPERNLYWHYPHYHMMGAVPHSAVRSGEWKLIERHAGEPLELYNLAEDIHEDDNLAARRPAMTRRLKSDLDAWRTAVGAQMPAANSDHDPAEPIGWERNGRMRRPKPVRKD; encoded by the coding sequence ATGAACAACAGATACTGGTGTGCGTTTCTGACGTTGATTCTTCTGTGCTGCGGGACGGCCCGTGCGGCAGAGCGACAGAACGTCGTCGTGCTCCTCGTGGATGATCTCGGCTGGACCGACCTGGGCTGCTTCGGCAGCGATCTGTATGAGACGCCGAACATCGATCGGCTGGCTGCTTCGGGAATGCGGTTCACCAATGCATACGCGGCCTGCACGGTCTGTTCGCCGACAAGAGCTGCGCTGCTGACCGGACAGTCTCCGGCCCGGCTGCATGTGACGGACTTCATTCCCGGGCATCCGATCACGAACACGCCGGTCACGATCCCGGACTGGACGCAGAAGCTGGAGCATCGGCACGTCACGATTGCCGAGATTCTCAAGGAACACGGCTACCGAACCGCCCACGTCGGCAAGTGGCATCTGACGCCACGGATCCGTCCGGCCGACATCAATTCGGATGGCAACTTTCCGGAGTATTATCCCGAAACGCAGGGCTTCGATGTGAACATCGGCGGGCACGAAGGAGGCGCGCCACGGAGTTACTTCTGGCCGTATGGTCGCGGCAAAGGGGAAACGCGGAAAGAGAACAACCTGTTCCGCACCCTGCCGCCGGGTGGTGAAGAAGGCGAGTACCTGACCGACCGGCTGACGGACGAAGCGGTGAAGTTCATTGAAGGTGCCGCAGGCGAAAACCAACCGTTCTTTCTGTACTTCGCGTATTACACCGTCCACACGCCCCTGCAGGCGAAGCCGGACGACGTGGAGTACTTCCGGAAGAAGATCGAAGCGTCAGCGAAGACGCTACGGCACCGCGACCCGGTGTATGCGGCGATGGTCCGTTCGCTGGATGAGTCAGTCGGGCGGTTGATGGAAACGCTTGAAGCGAGTGGGATCGACGACGAGACGCTGGTCGTCTTCACGTCGGACAACGGCGGGCTGACGGATCTGACCGGGAATAACTATGGGACGTCGAATCTGCCGCTGCGACAGGGGAAGGGCTCGATCTACGAAGGAGGTGTACGCGTGCCGGCGATTGTCCGCTGGCCGGACGTGACAGAATCGGGAAGCGTCTCGGACGAACCTGTTATCTCGATGGACTGGCTGCCGACGATCCTCGAGGCGGTCGACGTAGCGGTTCCCGAAGCGGTCCGCCCGGTGCTTGATGGCCGTTCACTGGTGCCGGTGTTGAGCGGAGAAGAAGAGGCGCTTCCGGAACGGAATCTGTACTGGCATTATCCCCACTATCACATGATGGGGGCGGTGCCGCACAGCGCCGTGCGCTCGGGCGAATGGAAACTGATCGAACGCCACGCCGGCGAGCCGCTGGAACTTTACAACCTCGCAGAGGACATCCACGAGGATGACAATCTGGCCGCGCGGCGACCGGCAATGACGCGGCGTCTGAAGTCGGACCTGGACGCGTGGCGGACTGCCGTCGGCGCGCAGATGCCTGCTGCGAACTCCGACCATGATCCGGCGGAGCCGATCGGATGGGAACGCAACGGCAGGATGCGGCGACCGAAACCGGTCCGGAAGGACTGA